A genome region from Triticum aestivum cultivar Chinese Spring chromosome 2B, IWGSC CS RefSeq v2.1, whole genome shotgun sequence includes the following:
- the LOC123040569 gene encoding uncharacterized protein gives MAFIVSKLARAAFASRSVRGARLPQTAGAIRRMSAAAGGCESEEDHKNFPPVDTNFNFIEWMESCRYESGNDPNFPLVDENSTKSKESLWALYESWCKYYEVSRDREEMVRRFRSFKASAMRVYKMNNSGSSQVSQLSAFADLTKAEADYEYSRLRCRKPKFSQYRATR, from the exons ATGGCTTTCATCGTGTCCAAGCTCGCGCGGGCAGCCTTCGCATCCCGCTCAGTCAGAGGAGCGCGTCTCCCCCAGACTGCCGGCGCCATCCGTCGCATGTCCGCAGCTGCAG GCGGTTGCGAGTCAGAAGAAGATCACAAAAACTTTCCCCCTGTTGATACGAATTTCAATTTCATCGAGTGGATGGAATCATGCCGCTACGAGTCAGGAAATGATCCAAACTTTCCCCTCGTCGACGAGAATTCCACCAAGTCCAAGGAGTCCCTGTGGGCCTTGTATGAGAGCTGGTGCAAGTATTATGAAGTGTCCCGTGACCGTGAAGAGATGGTCCGCCGGTTCAGGTCATTTAAGGCCAGCGCGATGCGGGTGTACAAAATGAACAATTCTGGTTCTTCGCAGGTGTCTCAGCTGTCCGCGTTTGCAGATCTGACCAAGGCGGAGGCTGACTACGAGTATAGCAGGTTACGATGCCGTAAGCCAAAGTTCTCGCAATACCGTGCTACTAGATGA